The proteins below are encoded in one region of Castor canadensis chromosome 6, mCasCan1.hap1v2, whole genome shotgun sequence:
- the Pom121c gene encoding nuclear envelope pore membrane protein POM 121C isoform X2, with translation MSPAAAAAGGGERRRPIASVREGRGRGCGGPAGAALLGLSLLGLVLYLVPAAAALAWLAVGATAAWWGLSREPRGSRAWSSLVGPARRQRTLLASPPAKAAANGSLLEPRTLLEGPDPAELLLMGSYLGKPGPPPPRRAPARSPPAPAVAPRVHHVPPSLSTPLLRPARRPPRRNTGTLSSRFVITPRRRYPIQQAQYSLLGVLPTVCWNGCHKKAVLSARNSRMVCSPVTVRIAPPNSKPMRSPASEQITTSILSSSSSDVRDPCAKETVLNALRERKKRAVEEEDQVLDDVQENKRRRHDSSGSGHSAFEPLVANGVPASFVPKPGSLKRGLTSQSSDDHLNKRSRTSSVSSLTSTCTGGIPSSSRNAITSSYSSTRGISQLWKKSGPTSSPFSSPASSRSQTPERPAKKTREEELCLQSSSSTPLLTDKESQGESVADTTTRKQQSSWTSSPTSGSSGKRKRKIQLLPCRRGDQLTLPPPPQLGYSVTAEDLDMEKKASLQWFNKALEDKTEPASSPASLPAPSVNPLLDSLKKMQSPPGPPAFPESAEVATSSAPSPPKTPSLPAPLGSSLPAPLPGTSSDSKSTDTFLGLAPASSMTTVTDTKSPPTLQTETSDKTQEPPALAPTPKPSMVFGMPSSQPPRPSSPAASSSPAAPGVSSASPMFKPIFLVPPKSESDSSLPSSPSATTPASSSSTLPTTTSTTTPTFKPIFGSMGPPTSLSLTPFSFKQTATSVTTAATIAPVFTGLTTTTSTTASVTNTSTSTDSTPKPMFGFGVNTVASTTTSTSQPFLFGAPSTSATPFPTAVGSVFQFGKPAALPTSTAVTSFGPPLPSAAQPATSGNSTSTTGFSGFGRPLTTSVTATATTSHPTLTFSTSPAFNIPLGSSAKPTLPSYPGAGTQPTFGATEGQPQGASKPALAPSFGGSFTFGNSAAPAPSAAPAPVPAPTQTAFGGNVQSAFGGLKGTTSTFGTPASTQPTFGSTTAVFSFGASTTSGFGATTQTTSTGTSSSVFGSSTPSPFTFGGSAAPASSGGFGLSVAAPGTSSSGAFSFGAGQSGTTGTTTPFGGGLNQNALGTPGQSTPFAFNVASTPESKPVFGGTSTPTFGQSTLTPGVGASGSSLSFGTSSTPTQGFVGVGPFGSAAPSFSIGAGSKTPGARQRLQARRQHTRKK, from the exons ATGTCTCCGGCGGCTGCGGCGGCTGGAGGAGGCGAGCGGCGGCGGCCCATTGCGAGCGTCCGTGAGGGCCGGGGCCGCGGCTGCGGTGGGCCGGCCGGGGCGGCGCTGCTCGGCCTGTCGCTGCTCGGCCTCGTGCTGTACCTGgtgccggcggcggcggcgctggCCTGGCTGGCCGTGGGGGCGACCGCGGCCTGGTGGGGACTGAGCCGCGAGCCCCGAGGTTCGCGCGCCTGGTCCTCGCTCGTTGGCCCCGCGCGGCGCCAGCGCACGTTGCTCGCCTCTCCGCCGGCGAAGGCGGCGGCCAACGGCAGTCTCCTAGAGCCGCGGACCCTGCTGGAAGGGCCCGACCCCGCCGAGCTGCTCCTCATGGGCAGCTACCTGGGCAAGCCTGGCCCGCCGCCGCCCCGCCGCGCGCCCGCGCGCTCCCCGCCCGCCCCCGCCGTAGCTCCTCGCGTCCATCACGTCCCCCCCTCGCTGTCCACTCCGCTGCTGCGACCCGCCCGGAGGCCCCCGCGCCG GAATACTGGGACTTTATCCAGTCGGTTTGTCATAACGCCTCGAAGACGCTACCCAATCCAGCAGGCCCAGTATTCCTTACTGGGGGTGCTGCCCACAGTGTGCTGGAATGGTTGCCACAAGAAGGCCGTGCTCTCTGCACGTAACTCGAGGATGGTCTGCAGCCCTGTGACCGTGAGAATTGCCCCTCCGAACAGCAAACCAATGCGTTCTCCAGC ATCAGAGCAGATAACCACGTCGATACTGTCCTCGTCATCAAGTGATGTCCGGGACCCGTGTGCAAAAGAGACTGTGCTAAATGCCctcagagagaggaagaaaagggcaGTGGAGGAAGAAGACCAAGTACTAGATGATGTCCAGGAAAACAAGCGAAG GCGCCATGATAGCAGTGGGAGTGGACATTCAGCATTTGAACCCCTCGTGGCCAACGGAGTCCCTGCTTCTTTTGTGCCTAA ACCTGGGTCCCTGAAGAGAGGTCTCACTTCCCAGAGCTCAGACGACCACTTGAACAAGCGGTCGCGCACCTCTTCTGTGAGCTCCCTGACAAGCACGTGCACAGGTGGCATCCCTAGCTCCAGCCGCAATGCCATCACCAGTTCCTACAGCTCTACCCGGGGCATCTCACAG CTTTGGAAGAAGAGTGGTCCCACCTCATCCCCCTTCTCTAGCCCAGCCTCCTCCCGTTCCCAGACACCAGAGAGGCCAGCTAAGAAAACCAg AGAAGAGGAACTGTGCCTTCAATCCAGTTCTTCCACTCCACTGCTCACAGACAAGGAGTCCCAGGGAGAAAGTG TTGCAGACACTACCACAAGGAAGCAACAGAGTTCATGGACTTCCTCGCCCACATCTGGCAGCTCTGGGAAACGGAAACGAAAGATTCAGCTGCTGCCCTGTAGGCGAGGAGACCAGCTGACTTTG CCTCCGCCTCCCCAGCTTGGTTACTCTGTCACTGCCGAAGACCTGGACATGGAGAAGAAAGCGTCACTCCAGTGGTTTAATAAGGCCTTGGAGGACAAGACCG AGCCTGCTTCCTCTCCAGCCTCCCTCCCGGCCCCCAGTGTGAACCCACTGTTGGATAGCTTAAAGAAAATGCAGAGCCCCCCGGGCCCGCCAGCCTTCCCAG agTCTGCTGAGGTGGCAACCTCTTCAGCCCCTTCACCTCCAAAGACACCCAGCCTTCCGGCCCCTCTTGGCTCTTCACTGCCAGCACCTCTGCCAGGCACTTCTTCAGACTCAAAGTCCACAGACACCTTCCTGGGACTGGCCCCTGCTTCCTCCATGACAACAGTCACTGACACCAAGTCACCTCCAACACTGCAGACTGAGACATCCGACAAAACCCAAGAACCTCCAGCCCTAGCCCCTACCCccaagccaagcatggtgtttGGGATGCCCAGCAGCCAGCCTCCCCGCCCTTCCTCCCCCGCTGCTTCTTCCTCCCCCGCTGCTCCTGGTGTATCTTCTGCCTCTCCCATGTTCAAACCCATTTTTCTGGTCCCACCCAAAAGTGAGAGCGACAGTTCCCTGCCTTCTAGCCCCtcagccacaaccccagcctctTCCAGCTCTACCCTCCCCACCACGACCAGCACCACCACCCCGACTTTCAAGCCCATCTTTGGCAGCATGGGGCCACCTACCTCTCTGTCCTTGACACCCTTCTCCTTCAAGCAGACAGCTACTTCAGTCACCACTGCAGCCACTATTGCCCCTGTCTTCACTGGCTtgaccaccaccacctccacaaCAGCTTCTGTCACCAACACCAGTACATCCACAGACTCCACTCCAAAGCCCATGTTTGGCTTTGGCGTAAACACTGTGGCCAGCACCACCACTTCCACCTCTCAGCCCTTCCTCTTTGGGGCTCCCTCTACTTCTGCCACCCCCTTCCCCACAGCTGTGGGCTCTGTGTTCCAGTTTGGCAAGCCTGCAGCCCTGCCAACCTCTACAGCGGTCACCTCCTTTGGCCCGCCCCTTCCCAGTGCTGCTCAGCCAGCCACCAGCGGCAACAGCACCAGCACCACTGGTTTCAGTGGCTTTGGCCGCCCCCTTACCACCTCAGTCACAGCCACGGCCACCACCAGTCACCCAACACTGACCTTCAGCACCAGCCCTGCCTTCAACATTCCCCTTGGCTCCAGTGCCAAGCCCACCCTCCCCTCCTACCCAGGAGCTGGCACTCAGCCCACATTTGGGGCCACAGAGGGGCAGCCGCAGGGGGCCAGCAAGCCAGCCCTTGCCCCAAGCTTTGGTGGCTCCTTCACTTTTGGAAACTCTGCAGCCCCAGCCCCATCTGCAGCGCCAGCGCCAGTGCCAGCACCAACCCAGACAGCCTTTGGTGGCAATGTGCAGTCTGCTTTTGGTGGCCTGAAAGGCACCACCTCCACTTTTGGCACGCCTGCCAGCACACAGCCTACTTTTGGCAGCACCACAGCGGTGTTCTCCTTTGGGGCATCTACCACCTCTGGCTTCGGGGCCACCACGCAGACCACCAGCACAGGGACCAGCAGCTCCGTGTTTGGCAGCTCTACTCCATCCCCTTTCACATTTGGGGGCTCAGCAGCCCCAGCTAGCAGTGGGGGCTTTGGGCTCAGTGTGGCAGCCCCAGGCACCAGTTCCTCTGGAGCGTTTAGCTTTGGAGCTGGACAGAGTGGGACCACAGGCACCACCACCCCATTTGGGGGTGGCTTGAATCAGAATGCCCTGGGGACACCTGGCCAGAGCACACCCTTTGCCTTCAACGTGGCCAGCACACCTGAGAGCAAGCCTGTGTTTGGAG gcacctccacacccacctTTGGGCAGAGCACCCTTACCCCTGGAGTGGGTGCATCGGGCAGCAGCCTCTCCTTTGGCACCTCCTCAACACCCACCCAAGGCTTCGTTGGAGTCGGGCCTTTTG GATCAGCGGCCCCTTCATTTTCCATTGGTGCGGGATCCAAGACCCCAGGGGCTCGACAGCGACTGCAGGCTCGAAGGCAGCACACCCGCAAGAAATAA
- the Pom121c gene encoding nuclear envelope pore membrane protein POM 121C isoform X1, which translates to MSPAAAAAGGGERRRPIASVREGRGRGCGGPAGAALLGLSLLGLVLYLVPAAAALAWLAVGATAAWWGLSREPRGSRAWSSLVGPARRQRTLLASPPAKAAANGSLLEPRTLLEGPDPAELLLMGSYLGKPGPPPPRRAPARSPPAPAVAPRVHHVPPSLSTPLLRPARRPPRRNTGTLSSRFVITPRRRYPIQQAQYSLLGVLPTVCWNGCHKKAVLSARNSRMVCSPVTVRIAPPNSKPMRSPASEQITTSILSSSSSDVRDPCAKETVLNALRERKKRAVEEEDQVLDDVQENKRRRHDSSGSGHSAFEPLVANGVPASFVPKPGSLKRGLTSQSSDDHLNKRSRTSSVSSLTSTCTGGIPSSSRNAITSSYSSTRGISQLWKKSGPTSSPFSSPASSRSQTPERPAKKTREEELCLQSSSSTPLLTDKESQGESVADTTTRKQQSSWTSSPTSGSSGKRKRKIQLLPCRRGDQLTLPPPPQLGYSVTAEDLDMEKKASLQWFNKALEDKTDAASSSVTENPPTTQPSFTFTPPASEPASSPASLPAPSVNPLLDSLKKMQSPPGPPAFPESAEVATSSAPSPPKTPSLPAPLGSSLPAPLPGTSSDSKSTDTFLGLAPASSMTTVTDTKSPPTLQTETSDKTQEPPALAPTPKPSMVFGMPSSQPPRPSSPAASSSPAAPGVSSASPMFKPIFLVPPKSESDSSLPSSPSATTPASSSSTLPTTTSTTTPTFKPIFGSMGPPTSLSLTPFSFKQTATSVTTAATIAPVFTGLTTTTSTTASVTNTSTSTDSTPKPMFGFGVNTVASTTTSTSQPFLFGAPSTSATPFPTAVGSVFQFGKPAALPTSTAVTSFGPPLPSAAQPATSGNSTSTTGFSGFGRPLTTSVTATATTSHPTLTFSTSPAFNIPLGSSAKPTLPSYPGAGTQPTFGATEGQPQGASKPALAPSFGGSFTFGNSAAPAPSAAPAPVPAPTQTAFGGNVQSAFGGLKGTTSTFGTPASTQPTFGSTTAVFSFGASTTSGFGATTQTTSTGTSSSVFGSSTPSPFTFGGSAAPASSGGFGLSVAAPGTSSSGAFSFGAGQSGTTGTTTPFGGGLNQNALGTPGQSTPFAFNVASTPESKPVFGGTSTPTFGQSTLTPGVGASGSSLSFGTSSTPTQGFVGVGPFGSAAPSFSIGAGSKTPGARQRLQARRQHTRKK; encoded by the exons ATGTCTCCGGCGGCTGCGGCGGCTGGAGGAGGCGAGCGGCGGCGGCCCATTGCGAGCGTCCGTGAGGGCCGGGGCCGCGGCTGCGGTGGGCCGGCCGGGGCGGCGCTGCTCGGCCTGTCGCTGCTCGGCCTCGTGCTGTACCTGgtgccggcggcggcggcgctggCCTGGCTGGCCGTGGGGGCGACCGCGGCCTGGTGGGGACTGAGCCGCGAGCCCCGAGGTTCGCGCGCCTGGTCCTCGCTCGTTGGCCCCGCGCGGCGCCAGCGCACGTTGCTCGCCTCTCCGCCGGCGAAGGCGGCGGCCAACGGCAGTCTCCTAGAGCCGCGGACCCTGCTGGAAGGGCCCGACCCCGCCGAGCTGCTCCTCATGGGCAGCTACCTGGGCAAGCCTGGCCCGCCGCCGCCCCGCCGCGCGCCCGCGCGCTCCCCGCCCGCCCCCGCCGTAGCTCCTCGCGTCCATCACGTCCCCCCCTCGCTGTCCACTCCGCTGCTGCGACCCGCCCGGAGGCCCCCGCGCCG GAATACTGGGACTTTATCCAGTCGGTTTGTCATAACGCCTCGAAGACGCTACCCAATCCAGCAGGCCCAGTATTCCTTACTGGGGGTGCTGCCCACAGTGTGCTGGAATGGTTGCCACAAGAAGGCCGTGCTCTCTGCACGTAACTCGAGGATGGTCTGCAGCCCTGTGACCGTGAGAATTGCCCCTCCGAACAGCAAACCAATGCGTTCTCCAGC ATCAGAGCAGATAACCACGTCGATACTGTCCTCGTCATCAAGTGATGTCCGGGACCCGTGTGCAAAAGAGACTGTGCTAAATGCCctcagagagaggaagaaaagggcaGTGGAGGAAGAAGACCAAGTACTAGATGATGTCCAGGAAAACAAGCGAAG GCGCCATGATAGCAGTGGGAGTGGACATTCAGCATTTGAACCCCTCGTGGCCAACGGAGTCCCTGCTTCTTTTGTGCCTAA ACCTGGGTCCCTGAAGAGAGGTCTCACTTCCCAGAGCTCAGACGACCACTTGAACAAGCGGTCGCGCACCTCTTCTGTGAGCTCCCTGACAAGCACGTGCACAGGTGGCATCCCTAGCTCCAGCCGCAATGCCATCACCAGTTCCTACAGCTCTACCCGGGGCATCTCACAG CTTTGGAAGAAGAGTGGTCCCACCTCATCCCCCTTCTCTAGCCCAGCCTCCTCCCGTTCCCAGACACCAGAGAGGCCAGCTAAGAAAACCAg AGAAGAGGAACTGTGCCTTCAATCCAGTTCTTCCACTCCACTGCTCACAGACAAGGAGTCCCAGGGAGAAAGTG TTGCAGACACTACCACAAGGAAGCAACAGAGTTCATGGACTTCCTCGCCCACATCTGGCAGCTCTGGGAAACGGAAACGAAAGATTCAGCTGCTGCCCTGTAGGCGAGGAGACCAGCTGACTTTG CCTCCGCCTCCCCAGCTTGGTTACTCTGTCACTGCCGAAGACCTGGACATGGAGAAGAAAGCGTCACTCCAGTGGTTTAATAAGGCCTTGGAGGACAAGACCG ATGCAGCCTCGAGCTCTGTCACTGAGAACCCACCCACAACTCAGCCTTCCTTTACTTTCACCCCACCTGCCTCAGAGCCTGCTTCCTCTCCAGCCTCCCTCCCGGCCCCCAGTGTGAACCCACTGTTGGATAGCTTAAAGAAAATGCAGAGCCCCCCGGGCCCGCCAGCCTTCCCAG agTCTGCTGAGGTGGCAACCTCTTCAGCCCCTTCACCTCCAAAGACACCCAGCCTTCCGGCCCCTCTTGGCTCTTCACTGCCAGCACCTCTGCCAGGCACTTCTTCAGACTCAAAGTCCACAGACACCTTCCTGGGACTGGCCCCTGCTTCCTCCATGACAACAGTCACTGACACCAAGTCACCTCCAACACTGCAGACTGAGACATCCGACAAAACCCAAGAACCTCCAGCCCTAGCCCCTACCCccaagccaagcatggtgtttGGGATGCCCAGCAGCCAGCCTCCCCGCCCTTCCTCCCCCGCTGCTTCTTCCTCCCCCGCTGCTCCTGGTGTATCTTCTGCCTCTCCCATGTTCAAACCCATTTTTCTGGTCCCACCCAAAAGTGAGAGCGACAGTTCCCTGCCTTCTAGCCCCtcagccacaaccccagcctctTCCAGCTCTACCCTCCCCACCACGACCAGCACCACCACCCCGACTTTCAAGCCCATCTTTGGCAGCATGGGGCCACCTACCTCTCTGTCCTTGACACCCTTCTCCTTCAAGCAGACAGCTACTTCAGTCACCACTGCAGCCACTATTGCCCCTGTCTTCACTGGCTtgaccaccaccacctccacaaCAGCTTCTGTCACCAACACCAGTACATCCACAGACTCCACTCCAAAGCCCATGTTTGGCTTTGGCGTAAACACTGTGGCCAGCACCACCACTTCCACCTCTCAGCCCTTCCTCTTTGGGGCTCCCTCTACTTCTGCCACCCCCTTCCCCACAGCTGTGGGCTCTGTGTTCCAGTTTGGCAAGCCTGCAGCCCTGCCAACCTCTACAGCGGTCACCTCCTTTGGCCCGCCCCTTCCCAGTGCTGCTCAGCCAGCCACCAGCGGCAACAGCACCAGCACCACTGGTTTCAGTGGCTTTGGCCGCCCCCTTACCACCTCAGTCACAGCCACGGCCACCACCAGTCACCCAACACTGACCTTCAGCACCAGCCCTGCCTTCAACATTCCCCTTGGCTCCAGTGCCAAGCCCACCCTCCCCTCCTACCCAGGAGCTGGCACTCAGCCCACATTTGGGGCCACAGAGGGGCAGCCGCAGGGGGCCAGCAAGCCAGCCCTTGCCCCAAGCTTTGGTGGCTCCTTCACTTTTGGAAACTCTGCAGCCCCAGCCCCATCTGCAGCGCCAGCGCCAGTGCCAGCACCAACCCAGACAGCCTTTGGTGGCAATGTGCAGTCTGCTTTTGGTGGCCTGAAAGGCACCACCTCCACTTTTGGCACGCCTGCCAGCACACAGCCTACTTTTGGCAGCACCACAGCGGTGTTCTCCTTTGGGGCATCTACCACCTCTGGCTTCGGGGCCACCACGCAGACCACCAGCACAGGGACCAGCAGCTCCGTGTTTGGCAGCTCTACTCCATCCCCTTTCACATTTGGGGGCTCAGCAGCCCCAGCTAGCAGTGGGGGCTTTGGGCTCAGTGTGGCAGCCCCAGGCACCAGTTCCTCTGGAGCGTTTAGCTTTGGAGCTGGACAGAGTGGGACCACAGGCACCACCACCCCATTTGGGGGTGGCTTGAATCAGAATGCCCTGGGGACACCTGGCCAGAGCACACCCTTTGCCTTCAACGTGGCCAGCACACCTGAGAGCAAGCCTGTGTTTGGAG gcacctccacacccacctTTGGGCAGAGCACCCTTACCCCTGGAGTGGGTGCATCGGGCAGCAGCCTCTCCTTTGGCACCTCCTCAACACCCACCCAAGGCTTCGTTGGAGTCGGGCCTTTTG GATCAGCGGCCCCTTCATTTTCCATTGGTGCGGGATCCAAGACCCCAGGGGCTCGACAGCGACTGCAGGCTCGAAGGCAGCACACCCGCAAGAAATAA